In the genome of Thunnus thynnus chromosome 6, fThuThy2.1, whole genome shotgun sequence, the window caaacattccaCTATGTAAACACACCAGCATTTCACAGCACAATACATTTTACTTCATACAGatctttacatactgtataatatcccAGGATATATCCAACaatgaagattaaataaatatatacacacagccTCACAGATATGAATTTAAGTGTAATATTAATTTGTGTAGATCAGTGGGTTCATATTGAAACTGCTGTGAATCCTCTTTGACAAATCTGACTGAAGATAAGGATAATCACTTTACCTCATTTATGAGCACAATATTAACACTGAATATATAGGTATAAGGTATAAGGGCATTTTATTAATGCTCAGTATTCATTAAAACTTCTCTTATGGggacatattttatatgaaggTATTTAACCCTTTGTTTCCCACACCAAAGAATGTGTTTGCTTCCATCAATTTGCTTCTCAAGGTTTCTCatgaactttaaaatgtattgcacatttctTCTTTGTAAATTAAGAAATGTATGATGTGAACAGCTGCATTTGAGATTTATGGTAGGTTATATTTATGTAGACTTTACTTGCCAAAGAAATACACCTACCATGAGCATTTATTAGAActctgaaaatgtcagacatGAACACTAACcgctgattagtggacgacctgctctacctccacAGTCACAGCCGCCCTGTGAAGtataatgaaaacagctgaaacaagCCGACTTCAATGCTCTGCCTGAAAGCTGTGCTCCATTTTTGAAAAAAGCTCCtcataaatatcacattataaagtGACACATAATGATTACAGTCCAGAAAACATGTGATGCAACATGTGATGTCAAACAGGAAAAGGTAGCAGCTCAGATTAAGAAGCTGCAGCCTTCAGAACAATTTGAATCAAATGTTGaagctctctgtgtgttaagtgtCTTTTTAATACGACCACTAGGAGGCACCAGAGTCACACACTTTTAAATTTTACACAGACTGGCTGTAAAATAACTCACTATGGTGGACAGACCTTCTTACAAtattgctgctggagcagcagtcaCTTCCTATCTAAAGAGGTTCAGATTCATCGTGATGAGGAGATGAGatattttttagatttaaatgtGTCCCAAACTAAAGAAATGGTGATCTcaccacaacacacagacagttccaacaatcattcTTGGCTTCAGTAAGTGTTGAACTCGTCCAGATCTACAAATACTTGGGAACTGTGTTTGATGACAGATTGAGATTTAGTGACAGTACAGATGTTATTGTGAAAAAGGCTCAGCAGCGTCTAAGCTGCAAACTAAACTCATTTAGAGTAGATCGGAGAATATTGACGTTTTATTGAAGTTATCCTTTTATTGAAAgtattttaactgctggtttACATTTGTCAAAAGGACAAGAATGGATTGCAACATGTTGTTAACTTCAGCTCTAAAATTAttggcaaaacacaaagatcccTGTTACAGCTTAATACTGAACAAGTCCTCAACAAAGCAGAGAAGATTATCAGCAACCACACACATGATGTCCTCTATGACTACTTTAACCTGATGCCATCAGGAATGTGTTTTAGATCTCAtgcatgtaaaacaaacagaaggaagtttttttttccagaagcCATCAGACTTGTGAATTCTAGAAATGACCTTCATATacgacaaaactgtttcacagtaATGTTGTGTTATCAAACAtaatctctgcctggatgatgttcacggtaatgaatgaagctacatttcaatgtgtctctgcagtgggagggaggaggtcggggtggatggggggctacaagatgcaggactgtgacagcagagacccgggttcacatcctgagtcctgtgtgtggtcaggtttggttcaggttagtgaaagatgctgctgtggcttaaatgttcataaacatgttgagcttcaagtcactgcagacttttttctgtattaaacagagaccaggatctttctctgacctgaaccaagtgctgccagagtctgaacacaaccacaaacactttcacactGTGAGTTTCTaccagcagatattttactgcaacatcacataatctggtggaaaaaaagacTAGGTACATtgtctgaacatttcactcatacgttcagtatcaacatttttgcaacttaaacacattaattaacaaaatttttcatcatgttgagagaaaatgtgatttagCAGCATTACGTttctaataaaacatatttgctgttacaATTGAGttgaatatgaatgtaatttctaggagacagagttggctCAAAGTGTAAaagaacaatatcaaacaacatctacatttatgaagacaatgaacatttcagaataAGTGAGTAAGAAGTTGTTGAACATCTCAGAAACATGATcagttgtgtatcatcagcatagaggTGAAAAATAGCATGTTTATAGTTAATATtggctgattaaaaaaaaagagtggaaCAAACTGGAACCTTGCAGCACATGTTAACCTGCACAGTACAGAATCCAGATCCAAATCCAAACATCgtcatgtgtttgctgtgagtGCAGAGTAGGTTTGGTCCAGATCCCTGCTGTCTGGATCCAGGCTCTGGTAGATGTTGTCTCCATACTTGGAGACTGGAGGACGGTTCTCATAGGTGAcagataactgaaaataaaacaggaatgacATCAAACCTAATATAGCAGTAACCACGGTAACAACCCAGATATTGTGTTCTTCAATtgtttgctgatattttagtgATAACAACTGGACAGGCCAGAGGTCtattaacaataattatgattttatttaattatagtttTGTTCATACTGGTGAAGAAGTTGCAGACATGAGATTGTTTATTCctaactgcaaaaataaaatgtctgtcaACAGTAAGAGTTAACATGAGACATACAGAGCTAAAGGAAgtcacctccatgtttctgctgtctgaggtTCCTCTGGTGTTCAAACCAgagttcctcctcttcttcaatttgtagaggagcagcagaacaacagccAACAGCACAACAATCACAGCCACACATACAACTGGAGGCAAGAAGTAACCTGGGCGAGAGACCTCAGAGACGGCTGGAAaggaagagtgagagagacatgTAGTAGTTTAAAAGTCTGGGATCTTTTGTCTTGTATTAGAAGCTTAAAGattccctgtggagtttttgaccacaagtagcttgtttttacatgtggatCTACGTTGTGCACACGTGTTTGACGTGATACACAatcctgccagtggtttcacatcatcccactgatctacaggatgcaggaacctgcctagaaacacagcaatggACCAccaaaagcaggagagaagaagaatgcaagcaatgcaagatttaaaatactttatataatcagctctgcaaatattttatgattgacgaaacattttaaacatttgtgttGGACCTAAAGGATACACTCAgcatgttttggtgagtaacactgaatataaatataaccttgtttacaagaaaactgcACAGGAAACCTTTATCAAAAATGAGATCttcctgttgaaaaaacatctcagactttggtctgaatgtttcttgacttgtcatgtgctgacatcacatgttaataattatcttacatCATTAGAAACATGGGATATGTTTAAACATTAGATGTGAAGATAATAaggaaatttattgtaaaattgaaattgaaatgttttcttctaggtGCTGAACTGTCTTATGTGCCGAAACACATGTTGGACcatcttgttattcttattagacaacgttgttatgctgaatttgactgttttaagaggacgttttgttgcagagagacagtgatggacagatggacagacatgaactgtcctgtacctgtaaactgctctgtggtttcagggaaagatgatgaaggtgtgaaaCTACCTGAACTGGAgattaaactctgtgttgttgttggtgtggaggctgatgggactgatgTTGGAAAAGGTCGGAGAGTCCggtttggttttgaagtggttggagctgtgaacaatgaaaacacattgaaacaatcagatactgaatcaataatgcagagaaatgagatgctgctctagacagaaagatcatattgacagcatccatcacatacacaagaaatatgcagcattaaatatgttaatgaagtaaatgattaagaATATCTGAAGTGGGTTTGTTCTATTAATCACaagaaattattgttatttgttttttgagtacagaagagtaagaaaataacatccacAGGTTGGTTTTatgacattaaacataaaagcacaaatgtctgaaaaggtttttaaaaatcgtacaaactgattgttgtaaatttaaaaactaacattataaaggcaacacattttacatccgattactttttgactctacaaatgagtttcatctttagaaacattttagagtATGATGTCTTGAACATTAAGGAACCTGAGGAACCGTTCTTCTCTATGTTacctaatgttaatagaaatatagaaaaggtCCCAGGTTGGACAACTAGTATGACTCTGCCAACCTCAGCACTCctcttgttgtcacaaatcaacttcTGGCTGTAACCCGAAAAATAAGAtttcttgtttctgtcatgtcatttccatccactctttaatttatttattaaagatacttttatgcctttattatagGGACTTTGTAgatatgacaggaaatgaagggggCAAGATGGgggggtgacatgcaacaaaggtacCTGGCTGGATTCAAACCGCGGACACTGTGGTTATGTGACATGCGTTTCAACCAGAAGGCTACAGGAATGCACCAAGTtctcatcattttaaacatttaacaactGATATGCACTGAACAGAATGTggacaaaaattaaatataaaactcaccATCTACAACAAAGATCCGGAACGTGTCATTTGAATTTGGAGACAAAGCTCTGCCGTAACCACACCAGTACCATCCTGTGTCTGACTtgttcagctgtgtgatggtcacatACAGTCCAAATACAGATCCTTCTCTATATTCAATGCTGTATCTGCCATTCTGagctctgttctcttctgtttcaaccaggatgtcttctgttttgttacatttatcCTTACAGAAGAACTTCCTGCTTCCATAGACAGTATCAGTGCATCCTCTTGTCATATTTCCTCCCTCAGTTTCTGTACGGATGAAACGAGTGTTGTCATCCAACGTTGCAGCTGAGAAGATGAACAATCAACAGTTACTGTCTGTACTTCTTGTAAGATGCTGCAGTCTGATCACAATATTTCctgtttcacatttacacagatccacagagtcacactgggagctgcccagttcaaccagtctgACTGCTGGAGTAATGATTTCATCCAACATTGATACACTGAGTCAATATATCATAAACGTCTCACATTCTTCAACAATTTAATTAGATTCTATCTGACTTCATTTATTCTTAAGcttcaaaatcattaaatgggatgaacatagtaaatatatcaggttttatgaCTTTCAGTAGAAACTCACCATCTGTAACTGTGATGACAAAGTCCCAGTAAGAATCTGGGACCAAAGATCCACTCAAACCACATCTGTACCGTCCTGAGTCTGacttggtcagctgtgtgatggtcacaATCACAATTCTTCTTCCAGAAGATCCGTCTTTATATTTGATGCTGTATCTGCCACTCTgagctgtgacatcatttgttttaatgagaatgtcttcttctttacatTCTCCTTTACAGAAGAACATGGTGCTTCCAGATGAAGTCAAATAGCAATGTATTGAACCacttcctccttcagctccagcGAAAACAAGTATTGCATTGACAAGTCCAgtgtttccatcctgcagtgctgttggaaagatgaacagtgaatactgatgatcaatactttgtgtattgtagacttactgtaaacagactgcagattaatgagggctaatccatcagttcacagagaagcagagatgatacagaggcagccattagcaaagttttcactgactgtacagcagttgctgttgttctacttgtagctgcagttgtagtcacagtgtctctgtgtaacgtctgtttttcaatgtttttgtttcataatttcTAATATCAAACATATTAATGGGCAACAAATATTCATGGATGGATGGttcatatgttttgttaaattacattacatttagtttagttaaatTACAAGATTACATTATAGAGATGTTGCAGCAGCAACTAGTAACAGAATAATTTAGAGAACGACaggaaaacaaattaacatgacagcaacatgaaaacttgatacaaatctgacatttgttaaaatgtacACAACGAATGTCCAgaagcagtttgtgctgcagctttacagacacagtcaggtaaTCAGTCCTCACCTGATCTTCTTGttcaaaaaaaaatcccaaagaCTTTCTTCTGAATGTTTCCTGACTTGTcatgtgctgacatcacatgttaataattatcttacatCATAAGAAACGTAGgatgtgtttaaacattagGTGTGAAGATAACAaggaaatttattgtaaaattaaatgtgaaatgttttcttctaggtgctgaactgtcttatgtgctgaaacacatgttggaccatcttattattcttattagacaacgttgttatgctgaatttgactgttttaagaggatgttttgttgcagagagacagtgatggacagatggacagacatgaactgtcctgtacctgtaaactgctctgtggtttcagggaaagatgatgaaggtgtgaagcttcctgaactggagattaaactctgtgttgttgttggtgtagaggctgatgggactgatgTTGGAAAAGGTCGGAGAGTCCagtttggttttgaagtggttggagctgtgaacaatgaaaacacattgaaacaatcagatactgaatcaataatgcagagaaatgagatgctgctctagacagaaagatcatattgacagcatccatcacatacacaagaaatatgcagcattaaatatgttaatgaagtaaatgattaataatatTTGAAGTGGGTTTGATCTATTAAtcacaaaaaagtatttttatttgttttttgattacagaagagtaagaaaataacatccacaggttggttttctgacattaaacataaaagcacaaatgtctgaaaaggtttttaaaaatcgtacaaactgattgttgtaaatttaaaaactaacattataaaggcaacacattttacatcagattactttgtgactctacaaatgagtttcatctttagaaacattttagagtATGATGTCTTGAACATTAAGGAACCTGAGGAACCGTTCTTCTCTATGTTacctaatgttaatagaaatatagaaaaggtCCCAGGTTGGACAACTAGTATGACTCTGCCAACCTCAGCACTCctcttgttgtcacaaatcaacttcTGACTGTAACCCGAAAGAtaagatatttgtttctgtcatgtcatttccatccactctttaatttttttattaaaaaatcttttatgcctttattatagGGACTTTGTAGATATGAGGAAATGAAGGGGGCAAGATGGGgggggtgacatgcaacaaaggtccgctGCTGGATTCAAACCACGGACACTGTGGTTATGTGACATGCGTTTCAACCAGAAGCCTACAGGAATGCACCAAGTtctcatcattttaaacatttaacaactGATATGCACTGAACAGAATGTggacaaaaattaaatataaaactcaccATCTACAACAAAGATCAGTAACGTGTTGGATGAATCTGGAGACGAAGCTCTGCTGTAACCACACCTGTACCGTCCTGTATCTGACttctgcagctgtgtgatggtcacagACAGTCCATATTCAGATCCTTTTCTATATTCAATGCTGTATCTGCCATTCTGagctctgttctcttctgttttaaccaggatgtcttcttcttttttacattcatccttACAGATGAACTTCCTGCTTCCACTGACAGTATTGAGGCATCCTCTTGTGATATTTCCTCCCACAATTTCTGTACGGATGAAATGAGTGTTGTCACCCAACGTTGCAGCTGAAAAGTTGAACAATCAACAGTTACTGTCTGTACTTCCTGTAAGATGCTGCAGTCTGAtcacaatatttcctgcttttacacagatccacagagtcacactgggagctgcccagttcaaccacAGTCTGACTGCTGGAGTAATGATTTCATCCAACATTGATACACTGAGTCAATATATCATAAACGTCTCACATTCTTCCCACAATTTAATTAGATTCTATCTGACTTCATTTATTCTTATGcttcaaaatcattaaatgggATGAACATAGTAAATATATCAGGTTTAATGACATTCAGTAGAAACTCACCATCTGTAACTATGACGTCAAAGTCACAGTAATCATCTGGGACCGAAGATCCACCCAAACCATATCTGTACCGTCCTGAGTCTGACTTGGTCAGCTGTTTGATGTACACAGTCATAGTTCTTCTTCCAGAAGATTCGTCTTTATATCTGATGCTGTATCGGCCACTCtgagctgtgacatcatctgttttaatgagaatgtcttcttctttacatTCTCCTTTACAGAAGAACTTGGTGCTTCCAGATGAAGTGAAGGAGCAACTCCTTGAACCacttcctccttcagctccagcaAAAAGGTCTATTGCATTGATGAGTCCAgtgtttccatcctgcagtgctgttggaaagatgaacagtgaatactgatgatcaatactttgtgtattgtagacttactgtaaacagactgcagattaatgagggctaatccatcagttcacagagaagcagagatgatacagaggcagccattagcaaagttttcactgactgtacagcagttgctgttgttctacttgtagctgcagttgtagtcacagtgtctctgtgtaacgtctgtttttcaatgtttttgttttataatgtctaatatcaaacacattaatgagcaacaaatattcatggatggatggttcatatgttttgttaaattacattacatttagtttagttaaattacaaaattacattatagaGATGTTGCAGCAGCAACTAGTGATAGAATAATCTAGAGAACGACaggaaaatgaattaaaatgacagcaacatgaaaacttgtgtgatacaaatctgacatttgttaatataaacacaatgaatgtccagaagcagtttgtgctgcagctttacagacacagtcaggtaatcagtcctcacctgataagaagcagaagaacagaacatggtggatattcattctgagtttgatcctgatgcagaaaatcaacaaactgtcagagaactgcctctatatgtctgtctgatcaatcaGGAAGCTGAAGATGCTTTAAGTTAACACTCATTcctttttctatctctctcttaaaaccttttctttcttttggcaATCTGGAGACagttttacatgcttttataaCCTCATGTCTCGATTACTGCAACTCCTTTAAATTGGGAGTGAGTCAGTCCTTCCTGTCTTTTCTGAAAGtggttcaaaatgcagcagcgaCATTCCTGactggaacaaaacaaaagagatcACCCTGTACTGACCTCCCTCCACTGGTTACCAGTGAAATATGGGTCACTTAACAGTTCACTTCATGGAAATTGTAAGTTACATGAACTTCACTGGAAGTTGGTTCCACCttccctctttgtctcttctgtctccgtccccctctctctctcatgtaatatttgatttgccttttttctgtgtttacaacatagtgatgatgatgattgttaaaggtacattaatgaatgaatcattttattttcaatccaTTATATGACCTATATGACCTCTATGgaattattcagacacattaaacaccaacaaaccaaacattccaGTATGTTAACACACCAGCATCTCACAGCACAATATATTGAcctcatacaaatacaaaatacaaaaatctttACATAATGTACAATATCCCTGGAGATATCCAACaatgaagattaaataaatacatatacacagCCTCACAGTTATGAACACAagtgtaatattaatttatgtaGATCAGTGGTTTCCTGATGAAGCTGCTGTGAATCTGACTGAAGATAAGGATAATCATTTTACcccatttaacatttatgatCACCATATAAACATTGAATATATAGTTATAAGGTATAAGAGCATTTTATTAATGCCCAGTACTTATTATAACTTCTCCCAtgaagatatattttatattattacaactgagttttactatattgtcattcattatctgtttatacagcagttAACACTTCTGGGTGCCAACAGGAGTtataaccatttattaaatatctataaactgcttataaatgataaatatgggGACGTAAAATCCAGTCTTGccaatatattttcaaatcataaatcaaacaaactgaaggAAGCAACATGATATTGTTCGGTGAAGCCTTTGTTCAGAAATGGAAGAATATGTCAGCGAGAGATTTCCTGGCTCTTACCGAGACTTGGCAAGAAAAAACGTgtaggaaactaaaggcctctcttgcagtggctacagtcaatgttcatggGTCCACTATATCTGAATATGGTATCCTATAATATCTGGACTAAAAACACTCATCTTATCAATCTGTTCAACTATTGTGTTAATTAAGATGTTAACTTACACTTTGGTGTGAGTTTGAGAAGTGAGCGCTTGTgatttgtatgtaaatattggCCATAATGTAGACTAGCTTGCTGTGTATGAGTAGAGCACCCATTCAGTGGAAATAGTGCAGGGTGAAGAATTAGCTTTTCAGTTATTGTCTGCTATCTGTCTTGTtatgtcatttcatttattttcacactaAATCATATGTTAAGAGTGccatatttaaattaaacatgcattaatttgtaattttcttatcgtttttattcttttgcactatttattttgaacatactacaacatatttcctaaaaaaaagtttactttCACTGCTTTGCAAGGTTatg includes:
- the LOC137185290 gene encoding CMRF35-like molecule 5, whose product is MDCSFTSSGSTKFFCKGECKEEDILIKTDDVTAQSGRYSIRYEDGSSGRRTVTVYITQLTKSDSGQYRCGLGGSSVPDSYWDFELTVIDAATLDDNTRFIRTETEGGNMTRGCTDTVYGSRKFFCKDKCNKTEDILVETEENRAQNGRYSIEYREGSVFGLYVTITQLNKSDTGWYWCGYGRALSPNSNDTFRIFVVDAPTTSKPNRTLRPFPTSVPSASTPTTTQSLISSSGSFTPSSSFPETTEQFTAVSEVSRPGYFLPPVVCVAVIVVLLAVVLLLLYKLKKRRNSGLNTRGTSDSRNMELSVTYENRPPVSKYGDNIYQSLDPDSRDLDQTYSALTANT